The window aaGTTCTGTTACCATGGATACAGTAAACTGGAGTATGTTTTTATATGATCTTTCAATGTTAAGTCAGTTATATGGTGAATTGCATCTTCATCCACAACACACGTCAGAGGATCAATCACTGGAGAGCGTAAGTCCACCTGTACTCTGTGTAATATTTAGTAATGAAATACTGAAGGAAGAGGTGTCATGTTTAACTCTAAACCTGTTGCACTGATGAACTTTGTTGTGAACAAATCAAACCAGCAGATAACTTGTTACAGATTGTGATGTCATGTCTTACCAAATATTCTGATGGCATATATTTATACCATTCTTATGGAGGGAGGTAACAAACTCAGCAAAGCACTACCCTTGGTGGGACTGAAGGAAGAGGTGTCATGTTTAACTCTAAACCTGTTAGTGAGGCCATTAGTGCTTGTAACTTACTGTTTCACAGGGGAAACGTGAATGAAACATTTAGGACACTGAGACTTGGGGTTGGGAGGTGGGTTGGAAGGTTCTGCTTCGGGTCCCACAAAGGCTCCGTCCGCCCCTGCAGAGAGCCACAGGCACGCACATACCATGTAGCTTGCAGCCGTCATAGAGCCGCACACAGGAAGGATCAATGAAGGCTGGcaagagctgaaagaaaaatctCGAGTTCAGGATATTGCGTTAAAAACCCTCACAGCGCAGCTCTGAACCTGCACTGACCCTGAAACAGCTGAGAGCGGCGCGGGGTGCTCAGATGGACATGATGGATGTGTATGGATGAAGAGCGCGCATCAGGGATTAATCCCAATGTGCACAGAGAGATCAGCACCACATCTCTCCAACACTCTCTGAATATTCCGAAAAAAGAGTCGGAGGGGAGGacagggagaggggggggggggggatgtgGCGAGGCAGCCGGAGTGGACGCCACCGTCACAAATCTGGATAAATGCGTTGTTCTCCTGATTGACCGGCCCGCCGAAGGACCGGCAAGCCAAACCCACCGGTGTGAGGACCCACAGAGTCTATATAAAGACCCGCAGCGACGTCTGTCACATCATCATCCGCCTCTTCTGCCGCTCTCCAACCTGCAGACTTGGATTAACCATTCCTTTGTGTTGTCAGGGTagcacgcagcagcagcagccatgtcTCACGGATGGGGATACGGACCGACTAATGGTGAGGACCTCCCAGCATCCAGCCAGGTTACATGTGTCGATGACCGGGTTCCAACCTCCTGTCACACTCTCAGCTTTATTTTGCCTTAGTGCAGACAGTAATAGATTACAGGCCAGTTGTCATTCCTCAGTAACAATGTCATTACATTACCATAGCAGCCCGATGAAGTACAAGTTGAGGGTCAGAGTTAGAACATGTAGTGCACAGGAAACTTTTACAAGATGAACTTTAGAGTTCAGACTTTCCCACAGAAAAAACTGGACTGTCTACATTACATACATGATTTTTGTTAATTGTTCACTTTACTATGGATGGATTATTGATTATAATCATTGAATTGATGTATCATGAAGGTTCTGGAAATAAGGCAACAGAAGTCAGAACAGAGCACAGTATTATAAAATACTGTACTGACAACTTTCAATTTCCATTtgcagtgtttaaaatgttgcagaaaTATTACAATAATTAGAAAATAATGCTGAAAGAGGCTTTTTGGCACCTTCAGTGAgcattttgacttttatttaagttttttatcTAAAGAGATCATCACAAcaggaaaaagggaaagaaaagagcatTATAATTCATAATCATAAATATGTTGTAATGACTTTAAATTGTTGGTGTGGAagtactgcacacacagagcaggacagaACACTGAGTTTGGTGGTCACATATTAATGTAttatatgaatatgtatttgTAGGACCTGACAAATGGGGAGATGATTTTCCTGTTGCTAACGGGCCTAGACAGTCTCCCATCAACATCGTTCCCAAGGAGGCTCAGTATGACTCCTCTCTGAAGGCTCTGAAACTCAGGTATGACCCCTCCAACGCCAAGGGCATCCTCAACAACGGACACTCCTTCCAAGTGGACTTTGATGATGACACGGACAGCTCCAGTAAGCActgctttatttgttttttgtacagCCCTTGcaccaaaaatgtatttatactacagcagtaaaatatgaatgtagTATCACAAAACATGATATAGAAGTCCTGTTTAGGCCTCCACCCgtgctgtgtgtactgtagcAGATAAGAACGTCTGATGATGTCAGTTAACCCTGATAAGCCTCACCATTATCTGGAGGTCAACAGGACATCTGAGCCACCTCCCTCTGCTGCACAGACGCTGTTATTTAACATTCATCCAGCAGTGCAaaccataaaaaatatgaatttaatatatgcaaatcatattttatatttactgtttacagtgtcatgtttttttttttttttacagtgatggATATAATAAGATGTGATATAATTAACCACTCTAAGAAAAGCATCACAGcaaatgttcttttgtttctacTCAGGACATTATCAGTTATGTAAAATGCCATctaaacattttctacatttacaCCACGTCCTGATCATGCTCTGACCGTATGTCAGTCATCCCCAGTCCCAGATACATTGgtattaaaaaacaatgaattgctacagaaacagaaaaaagtttCTAAGAAGTAGGAACACATTTATTGATAAAGTCATGAAAAACTGGAATAACACATATCTTACAATAACTTGTGAGatatgagaaaaaataaagctCTGCAGGTCCCCCTGTTGGACTCTTCAGTGGTTCAGTATTGCACTTTCATGAAGCTGGGTGACTGACTAGaggcaaattaaaaacagaatggTTATCAAGTGTAAGTAATAGGAACATGCAGTGTCCAACCATACAGGTCCCAACATGCCATAAGCGTACTGCTGTGATAATGTGCAGATTACTGACTGGCATAGAATTTGTTGATGTTAAGTCTCCTGTGATCTCTGATgagtctgttgttttgttctgaccAGCCCTGACTGGAGGTCCTATTTCTGGAACATACCGTCTGAGGCAGTTTCATTTCCACTGGGGAGCCAGTGATGACAGAGGCTCTGAGCACACTGTCGACGGCATCAAGTTCCCCTGTGAGGTACTGAGGCTACTGAAGCTACAACTACACACACCTACCTCTACCTCTGTTCATATCATGGAATAAACCATTCAGATGTGTGGTGTTAACAGTGTATGGTAACAAATCAGTTTAGAATGGTTCTTATTGTGTTACAGTATTTTTCTAAATCATAGGGACTTGGAAAAAGAAATTCTGTGGCAGGGCTGCAGCTTTATACAATTACAGTGGCCAATAAATTGGTCGATTCCACTGTCTTCAAATGTAACTGAATGTTCAGTCATCCCCCACCAGAATGAATTCACTGCTGTGTGAAGAGACTTTTAACAGTATCTTCATGTGGAAACAGTATTTACAGGTGAACTGCTGAAACACTTTACTGGACATATGACAGTAAATTTAGGTTTGGAATTTGAACTTGTGACCTCAGTGTGTCTACATTTGTGACTGTGGCCCTGCCATGAGATGACATCAGATGATCACAGCACCTCCTTATCTGTTCTCTGCCCCCACCCAACATTTTTGGATCTTTCATAATTGCCCTAAAATGTTTATACTGCCATCATTATCTCTAAAATATCAGGTCTCTTTTTCTTGTCAGCTTCATCTGGTGCACTGGAACACTAAGTACCCTAGCTTTGGAGAGGCAGCCAGCCAGCCTGATGGACTCGCTGTGGTCGGGGTCTTTCTTAAGGTGAGTAGTTTATCACAATCCATCTGCACAACAGACTAGGTGTGTAAAGGTACTTTAAAGGTCCCATAGGTCCCCCCAGGTCTCATCCTATTGTAGAAGGTAAGATTTTGATGTCTGTTCTGATTATAAAGCAGGTATACGTGCTGCACAAATACTATCATAGAGCTCAAACTGTGCTGCCGTGCTCCCTGGACACACTatccagtttttcttttcttttttttctttttttctatatgTATTAATAACACAATACCCAGCAGCTATCCTGCCCAGCAGGACAGAAATGCTGCACAATCATGCTAATAATAACGCTCTATGTCCAACAGGCAAGGGCAGCTGCAGggccagaaaatattttctccataaaatataagataagataagataaagtTTGAATCATTGCTGGGAGGAGATTCACGTGTTAtataatccaaaaataaataccAGATTAAAAAGTATAATCCAGTTTCACCATAAATAGCAAATAAAGTTATACAGTATTCCATGAGGCCCAGCCCCCTGACACACTGCATTCCTGCAGTTTCCTCTATCAGTGCAGTGATCATTGGGTGCAgcccaatgacagtataaagaatggacagagcctgagtgacgcTTCTTTCACCTTCCATCTCTAAATATCGGTAAAGACGTGGGTCATTGGCTGAtgggccgaatgacgcctgggtgctctaataagccatctgtaacagcacatacctgtcaatcaagtgctcatgctgttaattatgcataacttcgATTCGATTCAATTTTAATATGGACTGACTCACAtgtgcagcctgtctcaagctgccgctcgaggaattacagtttttagcacttacCCACTGGCAGCTTCATTCCTAGCTCCAGAGGTTGATGCTTGGTGGCCCCTTGACTGGCTTATGGAAGTTGTCCAATCAGAAGAAAGCAGCTTCTATGGAGGGGTCCTTAAAAAGACAGGAGGCGAAACAGCTTTTTTCAGATCaggaaaaaagttaaaaaataatcataataatgcaAATTCATCTTgaacttttattgtgtgttttgtttttgttgttttctcattttggCAAATGAATTAAACTCAAGATAAAAGTGTAGggaggtgcagagagagagtctgtaacCATGACcgtaaaaaaagtaaaaccaccgagtgaaaacacaaagaaacagaaatgaagagTCACTTAATATGACTctatcatactgtatgtgtattaGGAACATAATattgatatttgtttgttttttatatcatggtcaTTGTTGATACTGGTATGTCATATATtgtgtgtctatctgtctgcTACAGATTGGTGCTGCCAACCCAAGGATTCAGAAAGTTCTGGATGCCTTGGATGCCATTAAGAccaaggtaaaaaaacaacaacaacacctgccTGAGaattttacaaaacacaaacaaagtatGTGTAACAGTGTATAAGAAAACTAACAACTACATGCTGtggtcttcttttcttcctcattcCCTCCTTCCATCCTTTCAGGGAAAGCAGACCACCTTTGATAACTTTGACGCAAAgactcttcttcctccctctctggaTTACTGGACCTATGATGGCTCTCTGACCACACCCCCCCTGTTAGAGAGTGTCACCTGGATCGTCCTCAGGGAGCCAATCAGTGTCAACCCTGCACAGGTACTTAACTTTCTTTACATTGACTTACTCACTAAACCCACATAAACTCACACCAACGTCAGACAGAAGATCAGGACACACCGATGCAGAATTCTGCTGAAAGCACTTGTGGATGTTTGGACCTCCAGGACCAgctctacttttctttttacataaaaacagataattaGCATAAAGTTCATTCATGACAAAAAACTGAGAAATTATGATTGCAGTCACAATTTTTTAACCACCCGCCACAGTCTTGAACAGTACTTGAACGACTTGAAGTCACAGTGACATTTGTTTTAGCTATCGCTGCACGCAGATAGGAAGGCTAGTCCGCACACTGTAAAGCAACAAATGCATGTAGTACTGAGCTTTAGTATGAGAGCCAAACAAGTGAACAGCTGGATTACACACAAGAAAGAATTCAAATATAGCTAGAAGGTCATATGGGTGTTTCAGTGcaagtacacagtacacagagtgtgtgtaggggtgtatgtatgtgtgtgtgtgtatttgtggcaGTACTAAATACAGACATTAGTCTTGGCAGCCCATCTGCCGGTCTGTGGGATGGACACGCTGCTTCAGTACAGCTTTCCAATCATGTGGTCCAGTGGGACTGCTGTTCAAGTCTCCAGTGGACCTGAAGCttaaaattagaaaataaaaggaagTCACACAAATCAAAAACTGCCAATTAGTCACTCATACACACTTTAGACTTTGAGTCTAAGGAGCCAGTTTGTTGGTCCAAACACTGTCAAAGAGTGTAAGAAGCCATATCATACagagcagggtgtgtgtgtcctgtgtttcACCCAGATTACACTGCCTGTCAGTATCTGCAGTGGGCAGTTTTCACGCTGTCTCACAGTATGTCACCCCTATGTGACATAAAACCCACACTGTATATCCCCCCCCAGAGAAATCTTTCTGTTCTACACTGTAGAAGTGAACACACTGCAGTGCTGAGTGAGACTGCGGAGGGTTAATCCGAACTCACCAGCTCACTAAACAGTAAATGACTCCCAGAGGAGTTGTTGTTTATGCCATACTGCTGCTttactcaacacacacacacacacatacacacacacacacacacagtgttcagaGATGTGAGATGTTTCAGAGGAAAGTTAACACTGTTTCAATTGTTGGACAGTTCATTCATCTTAATGCTGCTCGATGAATTATGGGAGTAGTCTGAGTGTCAGGAGGGCTGTGTTTGCATCACCATGTGCACACAGGAGATAACCACCACAGCAGGAGGGTGTAAGCGGGTGGGCTGCATGAAATGATCTGCTGCTGGGTAATCCTTGAACCTGTTCCAGGTGCCACAGTTTCCTTCAGAGTGAACGCGGCCTGTTTTCTCTGGCGGAAACCAAAGTGCACTTCCATTTGACCAACTGAGGATTGAGGGGCTCATGGGAATTTTTCATCACTCTGGTTCCTATGCAACACACACCCTGCGTTCCATTTGCATTTGAGAAATGATTCTATAActacagaaaatgtttgtgtctgatttCATGACAGCATTGTATATCTGGAACGTCTAACCAGTTTTGACCTAACAGTATATGCACAATCATAAGCATGCATTATGTTAACGCAGACACATGTGTGCTTAAAACtcactactgtgtgtgtgtgtgtgtgtgtttggatttgaaAGCTCAACTCTCTGGCTCCTCCCTACACATGGCCCTTCTGATAGCCGTGTTATTTAGATTCTGACTGGGGAGCAGTAAGGTTAACCCGTCACTGGGAGAGCCTCTCGTCACCACAGCCACACAGTGACTGTGGAAGCTCCACAGGAGTCCCCTGTCACTCAGTGTGTCCTGTTAAAAAGTGACTGGATGTTGTAACATAACTTtaaccttttgtgttttgtgatacTGAGCTATATAAATATTTAGATATCGGATGTACAAAAGTCAAACCAATCTTCATCGACTATAACCATCTCCATCATGagctattttattttgttggctGCTATTatcttattaatatttatatatctatctaaTCTACCTCTAATTGCAAAACTGTTCATGTTGGCTGAAATACAGTCAGCCACAGAGAGaacaatgttgtgttttaaattcTGATGGTCAGGTTCATTTTAGATATGAATTGCCTTTTCACAAGCAAGGACCACAATGTCAACAATTCCcctttaaatgattcattaacaaaacacaaagattgtgAGTGAAGTGTGACCCTATGGAgagcaggaaggagagggagagagaggaggaaggaatgGGGTAGGTGGGAGAGGTGTGGAATAGAGGGGAGGGTTAGGAAATGTCAGTGGCAGCTTTCAGGTGTTTTCTTGAAACTTCAGTACATTTCAGGTAACCAAGCACAATACAAACTAAGCTAAATAACTTGATGATGCTAAAAATGTAGCTTTCTTCCATCATTCAGTTTTTCCAATATTAGAGATCCCAGTAGAAGTTCCCAGGGCTAcgttgaacacacacaaagggaaaaGAGGAGTCAAAGTGGAGTGGGGTGGTCAGGTGACAGGCAGTGTAAGGGGACCCCCCCTTACACTGCCTCAGGGCTTGTTGATGAGACTGGTTGCAGCCAAGAAACAGTGTTTTGTGGCATAAGGTTAGGGTCCTGTTGGTACAGTAGATGTGctctttatatttattcatacaagCCATCCTATATTCACAGTTTTTTTCAAGTGCTTACCCATACTTCACAACTGGCCAAATGGATCATTTTCTTctcaaaaacacattgtgttaAATATATACTAACTCTCCATTTCAAAATGGTCATGAACCTTAAACCTCCATGCAGAAAAGTACTCCTCTATGGTGTTGAGAAAAAATTATCTGAAGTATGGGTAAGCGCTTGTTAGCGATTGAAAAAATCTGTATTATCAGCtaatatattgtttttgaacTGATATCATTGAAGAAGCAGAGGTTTTTATACTGTATCTAAGGTTTGGAATATTGTTTTTGCTATTATGGGATGTTGTGTGTTAACATTcgtaaataatacaaaaacagtCCATAATTTTGTTGGGAGGTATAGCTTGTCTGTTACGAATGTAACGATTGTGGAAATGTGTTCACTGACTGCATATTGTGTGAAAACCACATGGTTTTGGAATGTGTGAATGGTATGGCCACAAAGGCCGATGCTTTGCTAATTGTGTTTAgagttttgaaaatgtgaactGGTTGGACGAACGCTTGTTagagactgaaataaaaactgtaatcaCTATGTTCATATTCCCTGTGTACAGTCTGTAATATTTATatgatctttctctcttttgtccTGTCTCTCCGTCCTCTTCAGATGGCCATGTTCCGCAGCCTCCTGTTCACTGGAGAAGGAGAAGCTCCGTGCTGCATGGTGGACAACTACCGTCCCCCTCAGCCTCTGAAGGGCCGCCAGGTCCGCGCCTCCTTCAAATAAACCCTGCTTCATTGTGATCACTTCCGTGCCCTCTTAACTTCTCCTCAGCTCCATGCCCTGAACCTTTTTACTCATATTGCTCTCCACATGCAGTCTGTGCTCAGCTTATCCTTGCCCTGTTGACATCAACCTGAAAATTAAAGTAAAGACCCAGCTGCTTATGCTTTCTAGGACATAGACTACCTGGATGTATCTTgaaaaaagaactttaaaagtgatttttatgCTTTGACACTACTGAGACATAGACCATATTTACACTTATGATTCCAAGTGTCTCCTAACCAGATgatattttcattcatacatGAATGACCGTATTTATGAACCGCAAGCGAGACAAAAGTATTATCGTCTTCACGGCTCCATGCAGAtcaacactcacacagaaattgaacttgatttgattgattgagaATCAGAGAACAGCTCACTGCGCCTTATCTTTATCATATGTTAAGGAATCATTGGAGCTTGGGCAATGGCTATTTTCTCATCTGGTCATTTAGGTTAACTTTAGCTGCCATTATCAGGACAGAGGACATAGAACTTAAAAAGTCAGACAGTGAGAGGTTATTTCTACAGACTAAATATTGACATAGTTGCAC is drawn from Larimichthys crocea isolate SSNF unplaced genomic scaffold, L_crocea_2.0 scaffold397, whole genome shotgun sequence and contains these coding sequences:
- the cahz gene encoding carbonic anhydrase isoform X1 produces the protein MLSQLYGELHLHPQHTSEDQSLESHAAAAAMSHGWGYGPTNGPDKWGDDFPVANGPRQSPINIVPKEAQYDSSLKALKLRYDPSNAKGILNNGHSFQVDFDDDTDSSTLTGGPISGTYRLRQFHFHWGASDDRGSEHTVDGIKFPCELHLVHWNTKYPSFGEAASQPDGLAVVGVFLKIGAANPRIQKVLDALDAIKTKGKQTTFDNFDAKTLLPPSLDYWTYDGSLTTPPLLESVTWIVLREPISVNPAQMAMFRSLLFTGEGEAPCCMVDNYRPPQPLKGRQVRASFK
- the cahz gene encoding carbonic anhydrase isoform X2; the protein is MSHGWGYGPTNGPDKWGDDFPVANGPRQSPINIVPKEAQYDSSLKALKLRYDPSNAKGILNNGHSFQVDFDDDTDSSTLTGGPISGTYRLRQFHFHWGASDDRGSEHTVDGIKFPCELHLVHWNTKYPSFGEAASQPDGLAVVGVFLKIGAANPRIQKVLDALDAIKTKGKQTTFDNFDAKTLLPPSLDYWTYDGSLTTPPLLESVTWIVLREPISVNPAQMAMFRSLLFTGEGEAPCCMVDNYRPPQPLKGRQVRASFK